A genomic window from Glycine max cultivar Williams 82 chromosome 17, Glycine_max_v4.0, whole genome shotgun sequence includes:
- the LOC100775389 gene encoding adenine phosphoribosyltransferase 5 isoform X1, translated as MFVLENGVKNKGEDPRLQAISQAIRVVPHFPKQGIMFQDITTLLLDHNAFKDAVDIFVDRYRDMDISVVAGVEARGFIFGSSIALGIGAKFAPLCKPGKLPGEVISEKYVLEYGTDCLEMHVGAVQQNERVIIIDDLVATGGTMSAAIRLLERADAEVVECACVIGLSDLKEQVCDDVPCCNFFWMISQEGSNVL; from the exons ATGTTTGTCCTAGAAAATGGTGTGAAGAACAAGGGGGAAGACCCAAGGCTTCAAGCAATCTCTCAAGCCATCAGAGTGGTGCCTCACTTTCCCAAACAAG GAATAATGTTTCAAGACATAACAACATTGTTGTTGGATCACAACGCGTTTAAAGACGCGGTTGACATTTTTGTTGATCGTTACAGAGACATGGATATTTCTGTTGTTGCCG GAGTTGAAGCCAGGGGATTCATTTTTGGTTCCTCAATTGCGTTAGGCATTGGTGCAAAGTTTGCTCCTTTATGCAAACCTGGAAAGCTACCAG GTGAagtaatttcagaaaaatatgtTCTAGAATATGGAACTGATTGCTTGGAGATGCATGTTGGTGCTGTCCAACAAAATGAACGGGTCATAATTATCGATGATTTGGTGGCTACAGGTGGAACTATGTCAGCAGCAATTAGACTTCTAG AACGTGCTGATGCTGAAGTAGTGGAGTGTGCTTGTGTGATTGGTCTGTCTGATCTTAAG GAGCAAGTTTGCGATGATGTTCCATGTTGTAATTTCTTTTGGATGATATCACAGGAAGGGAGCAATGTTCTCTAA
- the LOC100775389 gene encoding adenine phosphoribosyltransferase 5 isoform X2 has translation MFVLENGVKNKGEDPRLQAISQAIRVVPHFPKQGIMFQDITTLLLDHNAFKDAVDIFVDRYRDMDISVVAGVEARGFIFGSSIALGIGAKFAPLCKPGKLPGEVISEKYVLEYGTDCLEMHVGAVQQNERVIIIDDLVATGGTMSAAIRLLERADAEVVECACVIGLSDLKVRCKLNGKPLYILVEPRQVENGF, from the exons ATGTTTGTCCTAGAAAATGGTGTGAAGAACAAGGGGGAAGACCCAAGGCTTCAAGCAATCTCTCAAGCCATCAGAGTGGTGCCTCACTTTCCCAAACAAG GAATAATGTTTCAAGACATAACAACATTGTTGTTGGATCACAACGCGTTTAAAGACGCGGTTGACATTTTTGTTGATCGTTACAGAGACATGGATATTTCTGTTGTTGCCG GAGTTGAAGCCAGGGGATTCATTTTTGGTTCCTCAATTGCGTTAGGCATTGGTGCAAAGTTTGCTCCTTTATGCAAACCTGGAAAGCTACCAG GTGAagtaatttcagaaaaatatgtTCTAGAATATGGAACTGATTGCTTGGAGATGCATGTTGGTGCTGTCCAACAAAATGAACGGGTCATAATTATCGATGATTTGGTGGCTACAGGTGGAACTATGTCAGCAGCAATTAGACTTCTAG AACGTGCTGATGCTGAAGTAGTGGAGTGTGCTTGTGTGATTGGTCTGTCTGATCTTAAG GTACGCTGCAAGCTTAATGGAAAGCCACTTTATATCCTTGTGGAGCCACGCCAAGTAGAAAATGGTTTTTGA